In bacterium, a single window of DNA contains:
- a CDS encoding SDR family oxidoreductase: MSNERRWALILGASSGFGEAAGLALARAGYEIVGVHLDRKATLPHVEQVMTGIRAAGRKAVFFNVNAADAERRVEVLARAHEEAGKHGTVHVLLHSLAFGNLRPFIANTAEDAITAAQMDMTLSVMAHSLVYWTQDLVFGGLMRRGGKVFAMTSAGATRVLPNYGAVSAAKAALESHVRQLAMELAPRGIAVNAIRAGVTDTPALRKIPGHEVIAGNASLRNPSGRLTTTEDVARALVALCSPGTDWMTGNVLGVDGGEDIVG, from the coding sequence ATGAGCAACGAGCGGCGATGGGCCCTGATCCTGGGAGCGAGCAGCGGGTTCGGCGAAGCAGCCGGCCTGGCGCTGGCGCGCGCCGGCTACGAGATCGTTGGGGTGCACCTGGACCGCAAGGCGACGCTCCCGCACGTGGAACAGGTCATGACCGGCATCCGCGCGGCCGGACGGAAGGCCGTGTTCTTCAACGTCAACGCCGCAGATGCGGAGCGCCGCGTGGAGGTGCTGGCCCGCGCACACGAAGAGGCGGGCAAGCACGGCACGGTCCACGTGCTCCTCCACTCGCTTGCGTTCGGCAATCTGCGTCCCTTCATCGCCAACACGGCGGAGGACGCGATCACGGCGGCACAGATGGACATGACGCTCTCGGTGATGGCGCACAGCCTCGTCTACTGGACGCAGGACCTGGTGTTCGGCGGGTTGATGCGGCGCGGGGGGAAGGTCTTCGCCATGACCAGCGCCGGGGCCACACGCGTGCTGCCCAACTACGGTGCCGTGTCGGCCGCGAAGGCCGCGCTCGAGTCGCACGTGCGGCAGCTCGCGATGGAGCTGGCGCCCCGGGGCATCGCGGTGAACGCCATCCGGGCCGGCGTGACGGACACGCCGGCGCTGCGGAAGATCCCCGGACACGAGGTGATCGCGGGCAACGCAAGTCTGCGAAACCCCTCGGGCCGGTTGACGACCACGGAGGACGTGGCGCGGGCGCTCGTTGCCCTCTGCAGCCCCGGCACGGACTGGATGACCGGGAACGTGCTCGGGGTAGACGGCGGAGAGGACATCGTCGGCTAG